From a region of the Corallococcus coralloides DSM 2259 genome:
- the rpsO gene encoding 30S ribosomal protein S15, which translates to MSLHQERKSELVTKFRTHESDTGSPEVQVALLSERINMLTEHFKTHKKDHHSRRGLLKLVGQRRRMLDYLKSKDVARYKKLIEGLGIRK; encoded by the coding sequence ATGTCGTTGCATCAGGAACGCAAGAGCGAGCTGGTCACGAAGTTCCGCACCCACGAGTCCGACACCGGCTCGCCCGAGGTGCAGGTGGCGCTGCTGTCCGAGCGCATCAACATGCTCACCGAGCACTTCAAGACCCACAAGAAGGACCACCACTCCCGCCGCGGTCTGCTGAAGCTGGTCGGTCAGCGCCGCCGCATGCTGGACTACCTCAAGTCCAAGGACGTGGCCCGCTACAAGAAGCTCATCGAGGGCCTCGGCATCCGTAAGTAG
- a CDS encoding MoaD/ThiS family protein — protein MATRTHDITVSVAPGLRGAFDGRRELSLGVPATAGIGDVVEALLRLYPRTRQLLAGDGGEAGGPYLHVAMDEASARELSPGGGGMPGGCRLYVFALSRPPKGGRTGGEG, from the coding sequence GTGGCCACCCGCACCCATGACATCACCGTGAGCGTGGCCCCGGGCCTCCGCGGCGCCTTCGACGGGCGGCGCGAGCTGTCCCTGGGCGTGCCGGCGACGGCGGGCATTGGCGACGTGGTGGAGGCGCTCCTGCGCTTGTACCCCCGGACCCGTCAGCTGTTGGCGGGCGACGGGGGCGAGGCGGGGGGGCCGTACCTGCACGTGGCCATGGACGAGGCCTCGGCCCGGGAGCTGTCCCCGGGCGGGGGCGGAATGCCGGGCGGCTGCCGGTTGTACGTCTTCGCACTGTCACGACCCCCGAAGGGCGGTCGGACGGGCGGCGAAGGTTGA
- the truB gene encoding tRNA pseudouridine(55) synthase TruB — translation MDGVLVIDKPLGPTSFDVVRQVRGLLKVKKAGHTGTLDPMATGVLPVCLGEATKVAGIITEGDKAYDAVVRLGIETDTQDAQGKPTSEAPVPPLTAPLLEAVLARFRGTFDQVPPMYSAVKVAGKRLYELARAGEEVERASRTVTVHELVLRDFSADRLTLSVRCTKGFYVRTLAYDLGRALGCGAHLEALRRTMSGPFTLARALPLGDLASLSREAVAGRLVSLADALTDLPAVRVSADEARRVLHGVPVEVAPMPGRVRVLGPDDVLLAMAEVVGGRLRYQRVFN, via the coding sequence ATGGACGGCGTTCTCGTCATCGACAAGCCCCTGGGCCCCACGTCCTTCGACGTGGTCCGCCAGGTGCGTGGCCTGCTGAAGGTGAAGAAGGCGGGCCACACGGGCACGCTGGACCCCATGGCCACCGGCGTGCTGCCGGTGTGCCTGGGCGAGGCCACCAAGGTCGCCGGCATCATCACGGAGGGCGACAAGGCCTACGACGCCGTGGTGCGGCTGGGCATCGAGACGGACACCCAGGACGCCCAGGGCAAGCCCACCTCGGAGGCCCCGGTGCCCCCGCTGACGGCCCCGCTCCTGGAGGCGGTGCTCGCCCGGTTCCGGGGGACGTTCGACCAGGTGCCGCCCATGTACTCGGCGGTGAAGGTGGCCGGGAAGCGGCTCTACGAGCTGGCGCGCGCCGGGGAAGAGGTGGAGCGGGCCAGCCGCACCGTCACCGTGCACGAGCTGGTGCTGCGCGACTTCTCCGCGGACCGGCTGACCCTGTCCGTGCGGTGCACCAAGGGCTTCTACGTGCGCACGCTGGCGTACGACCTGGGCCGCGCGCTGGGCTGTGGCGCGCACCTGGAGGCGCTGCGGCGCACCATGAGCGGCCCCTTCACCCTGGCTCGCGCGCTGCCCCTGGGGGACCTGGCGTCCCTGTCGCGTGAAGCGGTGGCCGGGCGGCTGGTGTCGCTGGCGGACGCGCTGACGGACCTGCCGGCGGTCCGGGTGAGCGCGGACGAGGCCCGGCGGGTGCTGCACGGCGTCCCCGTGGAGGTCGCCCCCATGCCGGGCCGGGTGCGGGTGCTGGGCCCGGATGACGTGCTGCTCGCCATGGCGGAAGTGGTGGGCGGACGGCTGCGGTACCAGCGGGTGTTCAACTGA
- the rbfA gene encoding 30S ribosome-binding factor RbfA, whose amino-acid sequence MTTHARPERVGQEIQAAIGALLTRGELRDPRIGFITITGVKVSPDLRVAKVFYSMLGTDQEKADTQKGLDAAKGFVRREVTSAVNLRVSPEIFFAFDASVGEGDKIDRLLREVRGKEGW is encoded by the coding sequence ATGACGACGCATGCACGACCCGAGCGCGTGGGGCAGGAAATCCAGGCGGCCATCGGCGCCCTGCTGACGCGGGGGGAATTGCGCGACCCGCGCATCGGCTTCATCACCATCACCGGCGTGAAGGTGTCGCCGGACCTGCGGGTGGCGAAGGTCTTCTATTCGATGCTGGGCACGGACCAGGAGAAGGCGGACACGCAGAAGGGCCTGGACGCGGCCAAGGGCTTCGTGCGCCGCGAGGTGACGTCCGCGGTCAACCTGCGCGTGTCGCCGGAAATCTTCTTCGCCTTCGACGCGTCGGTGGGCGAGGGCGATAAGATCGACCGGCTCCTGCGCGAGGTGCGCGGCAAGGAAGGCTGGTAG
- a CDS encoding DUF503 domain-containing protein has product MFVGVARLTLQIPESASLKSKRQVLRRVTDRVKARFNVAVAEVDDQDLWQKASVALAVVGNERGHVDEQLEKIIHFIEEMYVAPLMARETEILAFGDTLYSDKRPTGFRAPAKVPEPEDEDAHLSPEDANAHSEAAIARFLRSDRSLAEAEGLGSWEQRHEGAGPGPGASRPTGDGGTLNLDDARAKARALRNPRDWEKK; this is encoded by the coding sequence ATGTTCGTGGGAGTCGCACGCCTCACCCTCCAGATTCCGGAGAGCGCCTCGCTGAAGTCCAAGCGGCAGGTGCTCCGCCGGGTGACGGACCGGGTGAAGGCCCGCTTCAACGTGGCCGTCGCGGAGGTGGACGACCAGGACCTCTGGCAGAAGGCGTCGGTGGCCCTGGCCGTGGTGGGCAACGAGCGCGGGCACGTGGATGAGCAGCTGGAGAAGATCATCCACTTCATCGAAGAGATGTACGTCGCTCCGCTGATGGCCCGGGAGACGGAGATCCTGGCCTTCGGGGACACCCTCTATTCCGACAAGAGGCCCACGGGCTTCCGTGCCCCGGCGAAGGTGCCGGAGCCGGAGGACGAGGACGCCCACCTGTCTCCCGAGGACGCGAACGCGCACTCGGAGGCGGCGATTGCCCGCTTCCTGCGCAGCGACCGTTCGCTGGCGGAGGCAGAGGGGCTGGGCTCGTGGGAGCAGCGGCACGAGGGCGCGGGCCCCGGGCCCGGAGCTTCCCGGCCCACGGGTGACGGTGGAACGCTGAATCTGGACGACGCGCGGGCCAAGGCCCGGGCGCTGCGCAACCCGCGAGATTGGGAGAAGAAATGA
- the infB gene encoding translation initiation factor IF-2 translates to MSKKRVHEIAKELKSHGIELDNKEVVTELAGLGYDVKSHSSSLDDDQATAAVQKILDKRKPKQAAPPVAAKGFVVRRKVGPPAGTSAPESQDAYSQAAEPAYEPEPAQEPQAAAPMEPEAPQAPVAVEPPPAAVEQAPVARAPEAPAVTATSPEATVASIAAAPEAPSAPEAPATPSVAATATPPVTPPSTPPPAAVVETPRAAEPTPATATPRSPTQESPRLPNPPTRSPVPPTARTPSSTSTSATVISRGPGYVQRPGSTGGRPGGPPGSRPGGPGGPGSRPGGPGGPGSRPGAPMQGRPGSPPMNRPGAPVQARPGQTGPVRPSSPPTAGTGAPVQPTGPTIMVGGVPHAQVAPTPGAQARPTATQAVVISRPLIQVRRVTPTTTQAKQYPMAPGRTALGTEKREYKVVPDHLGRGRELVDVSKNKERGQRKRTGPETTSVSKQELSDMVWGRIQIPVRGKKRKPTKKGAKTQITQMAEEKKVIKLQEGISVSDLGQRMGIRTAELIKKLMGMQKMATANQILDADTAELIATDYHWKVERVGFEVEDYLPEVAAKAEDERPRPPVVTIMGHVDHGKTSLLDAIRQASVAAGEAGGITQHIGAYSVSTARGDVTFLDTPGHEAFTSMRARGANVTDIVVLVVAADDGVMPQTIEAIKHAKQAEVPIVVAINKMDVPGANPDRVKKDLASQELVPEEWGGDTIMVPVSAKTKMNLDLLLENLALQAEVLELTANPSRPSVGAVVEAKLERGRGPVATVLVQEGTLKLGDAIVTGTHYGRVRAMNNSRGEAVKEVKPGYCAEVVGLSGVPTAGDAINVVSDEKAAKQIADHRGMKERQAELSKVSRESLDQLFAKTKAGGGPKELRVIIKADVQGSAEAVRQAVDKLTTHKVRVVIIDAGVGAITETDVMRAAASKGVVLGFNVKPESGSEAAAKAQQVTLQSYSIIYELIDGVRLEMENLLEPIRTERKLGRAEVRNTFNVPKLGTIAGAAVLDGVMKRGSFVRLMRENKQLFSGKMASLRRFKDDVKEVAQGFECGIGIENFNDLKAGDIIEAYEIEETRQSLS, encoded by the coding sequence ATGTCGAAGAAGCGCGTTCACGAAATCGCCAAGGAGCTCAAGAGCCACGGGATTGAGCTCGACAACAAGGAGGTCGTGACCGAGCTCGCCGGGCTGGGTTACGACGTCAAGAGCCACTCGTCCTCCCTGGACGATGACCAGGCCACCGCCGCGGTCCAGAAGATCCTGGACAAGCGCAAGCCGAAGCAGGCTGCTCCGCCCGTCGCCGCCAAGGGCTTCGTGGTGCGCCGCAAGGTCGGTCCTCCCGCGGGCACGTCTGCCCCGGAAAGCCAGGACGCCTACTCGCAGGCGGCTGAACCCGCCTACGAGCCGGAGCCCGCGCAGGAGCCGCAGGCCGCGGCCCCCATGGAGCCGGAGGCCCCTCAGGCGCCTGTCGCCGTGGAGCCGCCGCCCGCCGCCGTGGAGCAGGCCCCCGTGGCCCGCGCCCCGGAGGCCCCGGCCGTGACGGCCACGTCTCCGGAGGCAACCGTCGCCTCCATCGCCGCTGCCCCGGAGGCGCCGTCGGCGCCCGAGGCCCCGGCCACCCCGTCTGTTGCCGCAACCGCCACCCCGCCCGTGACGCCGCCGTCCACCCCGCCTCCCGCGGCCGTGGTGGAGACGCCCCGGGCCGCCGAGCCGACCCCGGCCACGGCGACACCGCGCAGTCCTACGCAGGAGAGTCCCCGCTTGCCCAACCCCCCTACGCGCTCGCCGGTCCCGCCCACCGCACGGACGCCTTCTTCCACGTCGACGTCCGCGACGGTCATCTCCCGAGGTCCCGGTTACGTGCAGCGTCCGGGTTCCACGGGCGGGCGCCCTGGCGGGCCGCCGGGCAGCCGTCCGGGTGGTCCGGGTGGTCCCGGCAGCCGTCCGGGTGGTCCTGGTGGGCCGGGCAGCCGTCCTGGCGCGCCCATGCAGGGTCGTCCGGGCTCTCCGCCCATGAACCGTCCGGGGGCGCCCGTCCAGGCGCGTCCGGGCCAGACGGGGCCGGTGCGTCCGTCCTCGCCGCCCACGGCCGGCACGGGGGCCCCGGTGCAGCCGACCGGCCCGACCATCATGGTCGGCGGCGTCCCGCACGCCCAGGTCGCGCCCACGCCGGGCGCCCAGGCGCGCCCCACGGCCACCCAGGCCGTGGTGATTTCGCGTCCGCTCATCCAGGTCCGCCGCGTCACGCCCACCACGACCCAGGCCAAGCAGTACCCCATGGCCCCGGGCCGCACGGCGCTGGGCACGGAGAAGCGCGAGTACAAGGTCGTCCCGGATCACCTGGGCCGCGGCCGCGAGCTGGTGGACGTCTCCAAGAACAAGGAACGTGGCCAGCGCAAGCGCACGGGTCCTGAGACGACCAGCGTGTCCAAGCAGGAGCTGTCGGACATGGTCTGGGGCCGCATCCAGATCCCCGTCCGCGGCAAGAAGCGCAAGCCCACGAAGAAGGGCGCCAAGACGCAGATCACCCAGATGGCCGAGGAGAAGAAGGTCATCAAGCTCCAGGAGGGCATCAGCGTCTCCGACCTGGGTCAGCGCATGGGTATCCGCACCGCGGAGCTCATCAAGAAGCTGATGGGCATGCAGAAGATGGCCACGGCGAACCAGATCCTGGACGCCGACACCGCGGAGCTCATCGCCACCGACTACCACTGGAAGGTCGAGCGCGTCGGCTTCGAGGTGGAGGACTACCTGCCGGAGGTCGCCGCCAAGGCCGAGGACGAGCGTCCCCGTCCGCCGGTGGTCACCATCATGGGCCACGTCGACCACGGCAAGACGAGCCTCCTGGACGCCATCCGTCAGGCCAGCGTGGCCGCGGGCGAGGCGGGCGGCATCACCCAGCACATCGGCGCGTACAGCGTGTCCACCGCGCGCGGCGACGTCACGTTCCTGGACACCCCGGGTCACGAGGCCTTCACGTCCATGCGCGCCCGTGGCGCCAACGTGACGGACATCGTGGTGCTGGTGGTGGCCGCGGACGACGGCGTGATGCCCCAGACCATCGAGGCCATCAAGCACGCCAAGCAGGCGGAAGTGCCCATCGTCGTCGCCATCAACAAGATGGACGTCCCGGGCGCCAACCCCGACCGCGTGAAGAAGGACCTCGCGAGCCAGGAGCTGGTACCGGAAGAGTGGGGCGGCGACACCATCATGGTGCCCGTCTCCGCGAAGACGAAGATGAACCTGGATCTCCTCCTGGAGAACCTGGCGCTGCAGGCGGAAGTCCTCGAGCTGACGGCGAATCCTTCCCGTCCGTCCGTGGGCGCCGTCGTGGAAGCGAAGCTGGAGCGTGGCCGCGGTCCCGTGGCCACGGTGCTGGTGCAGGAGGGCACGCTCAAGCTGGGCGACGCCATCGTCACCGGCACGCACTACGGCCGCGTCCGCGCCATGAACAACAGCCGTGGCGAGGCGGTGAAGGAAGTGAAGCCGGGCTACTGCGCGGAGGTCGTCGGCCTGTCCGGCGTGCCCACCGCGGGTGACGCCATCAACGTCGTCTCCGACGAGAAGGCGGCCAAGCAGATCGCCGACCACCGCGGCATGAAGGAGCGTCAGGCGGAGCTCAGCAAGGTCAGCCGCGAGTCCCTGGACCAGCTCTTCGCCAAGACGAAGGCGGGCGGCGGGCCCAAGGAACTGCGCGTCATCATCAAGGCGGACGTGCAGGGCTCGGCGGAGGCCGTGCGCCAGGCGGTGGACAAGCTCACCACGCACAAGGTGCGGGTGGTCATCATCGACGCGGGCGTGGGTGCCATCACGGAGACCGACGTCATGCGCGCCGCCGCTTCCAAGGGCGTCGTGCTGGGCTTCAACGTGAAGCCGGAGTCGGGCTCGGAGGCCGCGGCCAAGGCACAGCAGGTGACGCTGCAGAGCTACTCCATCATCTACGAGCTCATCGATGGGGTTCGCTTGGAGATGGAGAACCTCCTGGAGCCCATCCGCACCGAGCGCAAGCTGGGCCGTGCGGAGGTGCGCAACACCTTCAACGTGCCGAAGCTGGGCACCATCGCCGGCGCGGCCGTCCTGGACGGCGTGATGAAGCGCGGCTCGTTCGTGCGCCTCATGCGCGAGAACAAGCAGCTCTTCTCCGGGAAGATGGCGTCGCTGCGCCGCTTCAAGGACGACGTGAAGGAAGTCGCCCAGGGCTTCGAGTGCGGTATCGGCATCGAGAACTTCAACGACCTCAAGGCCGGCGACATCATCGAGGCCTACGAGATCGAGGAGACCCGGCAGAGCCTCTCGTAG
- a CDS encoding YlxR family protein, with amino-acid sequence MRRATKRSGTHPTETTASGPVRTCVGCGSRKAQAELTRFVVGPQGGVVADRRRRLPGRGAYLCGAGCLTAALKRKALGRAFRGKAGQVDPSALGQAWE; translated from the coding sequence ATGCGCCGCGCAACCAAACGGTCCGGGACACATCCCACGGAAACCACGGCGTCAGGTCCGGTCAGGACCTGCGTCGGGTGTGGTTCTCGCAAGGCACAGGCGGAACTCACCCGGTTCGTGGTAGGTCCCCAGGGCGGCGTGGTGGCGGACAGGCGGCGGAGGCTGCCAGGGCGGGGGGCGTACCTGTGCGGTGCCGGTTGTCTGACGGCAGCGCTCAAGCGTAAGGCGCTGGGCAGGGCCTTCCGGGGCAAGGCGGGGCAGGTCGACCCGTCAGCACTCGGACAGGCTTGGGAGTGA
- the nusA gene encoding transcription termination factor NusA, whose amino-acid sequence MPTPANPAVNLNLVLDQVAKDKGIERAVLIATLEDAMNTAAKKHFGQDRNLEAKYDPEKGVVELFQAITVVAEITDPVQAVNQITMDEAHKKGMEVEPGDELVFQIFYRDEDAAEAKAQDDQYGDILRLKTFRRGFGRIAAQTAKQVILQRTRDAERENVFNEYKDRKNEIVTGIARRFERGNIVVDLGRAEAVLPVREQVPRETYRPGDRVQAYVLDVLRESKGPQIVLSRASVNLLTKLFEMEVPEIAEGIVVIEAAAREPGGRAKIAVSSRDSDVDPVGACVGMKGSRVQAVVQELRGEKIDIVPYDEDPARFVCSALAPAEVSRVIIDEANHAMELIVPDDQLSLAIGRRGQNVRLAAQLTGWKLDINSESRVREMREFASRSLGALPGVNEMLVETLYAHGFRQARDVADANAEMLAQIPGIDPTRIAAMQEEAKKRMVEDQQELSRMDYEREQARLAEARRHPDELSQPERMARVRGVGEKTIEQLILAGYRTVEDIANEKDLTRLGDVPGVGIKKARQLKSAAENYLVEEAKLRAELNAERGALASAGGSEGVEAAKAP is encoded by the coding sequence ATGCCCACGCCCGCCAACCCGGCCGTCAACCTCAACCTCGTCCTGGATCAGGTCGCCAAGGACAAGGGCATCGAACGGGCCGTGCTCATTGCCACCCTCGAGGACGCGATGAACACCGCGGCCAAGAAGCACTTTGGCCAGGACCGCAACCTGGAGGCCAAGTACGACCCGGAGAAGGGCGTCGTGGAGCTCTTCCAGGCCATCACCGTGGTCGCGGAGATCACCGACCCCGTCCAGGCGGTGAACCAGATCACCATGGACGAGGCCCACAAGAAGGGCATGGAAGTGGAGCCCGGCGACGAGCTCGTCTTCCAGATCTTCTACCGGGACGAGGACGCCGCGGAGGCCAAGGCCCAGGACGACCAGTACGGCGACATCCTCCGGCTGAAGACCTTCCGCCGCGGCTTCGGCCGCATCGCCGCGCAGACGGCCAAGCAGGTCATCCTGCAGCGCACCCGCGACGCCGAGCGCGAGAACGTCTTCAACGAGTACAAGGACCGCAAGAACGAGATCGTCACCGGCATCGCCCGCCGGTTCGAGCGCGGCAACATCGTGGTGGACCTGGGCCGCGCGGAGGCCGTGCTGCCGGTCCGCGAGCAGGTCCCGCGTGAGACCTACCGTCCGGGCGACCGCGTCCAGGCGTACGTGCTGGACGTGCTGCGCGAGTCCAAGGGCCCGCAGATCGTCCTGTCGCGCGCGTCCGTGAACCTGCTCACCAAGCTCTTCGAGATGGAGGTGCCGGAAATCGCCGAGGGCATCGTCGTCATCGAGGCGGCGGCGCGTGAGCCCGGTGGCCGCGCGAAGATCGCCGTGTCCAGCCGCGACTCGGACGTGGACCCGGTGGGCGCGTGCGTGGGCATGAAGGGCAGCCGCGTGCAGGCGGTGGTGCAGGAGCTGCGCGGAGAGAAGATCGACATCGTCCCTTACGATGAAGACCCGGCCCGCTTCGTGTGCTCCGCGCTGGCCCCCGCGGAGGTCAGCCGCGTCATCATCGACGAGGCCAACCACGCCATGGAGCTCATCGTCCCGGACGACCAGCTGTCGCTGGCCATTGGCCGGCGCGGGCAGAACGTGCGCCTGGCCGCCCAGCTGACCGGCTGGAAGCTGGACATCAACAGCGAGAGCCGCGTGCGGGAGATGCGCGAGTTCGCCAGCCGCTCGCTCGGTGCCCTGCCGGGCGTCAACGAGATGCTGGTGGAGACGCTCTACGCGCACGGCTTCCGTCAGGCGCGCGACGTCGCGGATGCCAATGCGGAGATGCTGGCGCAGATCCCCGGCATCGACCCCACCCGCATCGCCGCGATGCAGGAGGAGGCCAAGAAGCGCATGGTGGAGGACCAGCAGGAGCTGTCGCGCATGGACTACGAGCGCGAGCAGGCCCGCCTGGCCGAGGCCCGCCGCCACCCGGACGAGCTGTCCCAGCCGGAGCGCATGGCGCGCGTGCGCGGCGTTGGTGAGAAGACCATCGAGCAGCTCATCCTCGCCGGCTACCGCACGGTGGAGGACATCGCGAACGAGAAGGACCTCACCCGCCTGGGCGACGTGCCGGGCGTGGGCATCAAGAAGGCCCGCCAGCTGAAGAGCGCGGCGGAGAATTATCTGGTGGAGGAAGCCAAGCTGCGCGCGGAGCTGAACGCGGAGCGGGGTGCGCTGGCATCGGCAGGCGGGTCGGAGGGCGTGGAAGCGGCCAAGGCACCGTAA
- the rimP gene encoding ribosome maturation factor RimP, which produces MESKNIKQTVEEKAAALLDPIVANEGLELLDVEYVREREGWVLRLFIDKPGGRVGLDECSQVSRAVDPVLDVEDFIPQEYNLEVSSPGVNRPLKKPAHFERVKGQKVKVKTFGPLGDPPRKNFSGTLIGVAADAISVDVEGGGAFIIPFKDIAKAHLEFEF; this is translated from the coding sequence ATGGAGTCGAAGAACATCAAACAGACGGTGGAGGAGAAGGCAGCGGCGCTGCTGGACCCCATCGTGGCGAACGAAGGCCTGGAGCTCCTGGACGTGGAGTACGTCCGCGAGCGCGAGGGCTGGGTGTTGCGGCTGTTCATCGACAAGCCCGGTGGCCGGGTGGGACTGGACGAGTGCTCCCAGGTGTCGCGCGCGGTGGATCCGGTGCTCGACGTGGAGGACTTCATCCCCCAGGAATACAACCTGGAGGTGTCCAGCCCCGGTGTGAACCGGCCCCTGAAGAAGCCGGCGCACTTCGAACGGGTGAAGGGGCAGAAGGTCAAGGTGAAGACCTTTGGCCCGCTGGGTGACCCGCCGCGGAAGAACTTCAGCGGCACGCTCATCGGAGTGGCGGCCGACGCCATCTCCGTGGACGTGGAAGGGGGCGGTGCCTTCATCATCCCCTTCAAGGACATCGCCAAGGCCCATCTGGAGTTCGAGTTCTAG
- a CDS encoding carbon-nitrogen hydrolase family protein yields the protein MHLIAAAQMVSTADKAHNLDVATRLVRQAASLGAHLVGLPENFSWMGPEPERPSAAEALDGPTLSRMAELARGTKTTLLAGSILEEGAPGGRLYNTSVLFGPDGARLAVYRKMHLFDVEVGDGATYQESAAVAPGTEVVAADTVVGRLGMSVCYDLRFPELYRRLSKDGATLLAVPAAFTMMTGKDHWEVLLRARAIENQAYVLAPAQGGRHSAQRLTYGHAMVVDPWGLVTARASEGEGLAIAPVDPELQARIRRNLPCLAHRRLD from the coding sequence ATGCACCTCATCGCCGCCGCACAGATGGTGTCCACCGCGGACAAGGCCCACAACCTGGATGTGGCCACGCGCCTCGTGCGCCAGGCCGCCTCCCTGGGTGCCCACCTGGTGGGCCTGCCGGAGAACTTCTCCTGGATGGGCCCGGAGCCCGAGCGCCCCTCCGCTGCGGAAGCCCTGGACGGCCCCACCCTGAGCCGGATGGCGGAGCTGGCCCGGGGGACGAAGACGACGCTCCTGGCCGGCTCCATCCTGGAGGAGGGGGCGCCCGGCGGCCGGCTCTACAACACCAGCGTCCTGTTCGGCCCGGACGGCGCCCGGCTGGCCGTCTACCGGAAGATGCACCTGTTCGACGTGGAGGTGGGAGACGGTGCCACCTACCAGGAGTCCGCGGCGGTGGCGCCGGGGACGGAGGTGGTGGCGGCGGACACGGTGGTGGGCCGGCTGGGCATGAGCGTCTGCTACGACCTGCGCTTCCCGGAGCTGTACCGGCGGCTGTCGAAGGACGGGGCGACGCTGCTCGCGGTGCCGGCGGCCTTCACGATGATGACGGGCAAGGACCACTGGGAGGTGCTGCTGCGCGCCCGGGCCATTGAGAACCAGGCGTACGTGCTGGCACCGGCCCAGGGCGGGCGGCACTCCGCGCAGCGGCTGACGTACGGCCACGCGATGGTGGTGGACCCGTGGGGGCTGGTGACGGCGCGGGCCTCCGAGGGCGAGGGCCTGGCGATTGCGCCGGTGGACCCGGAGCTCCAGGCACGCATCCGGCGGAATTTGCCGTGCCTGGCGCACAGGCGGCTGGACTAG
- a CDS encoding FecR family protein, producing MALPPGCTADEKPRGPTEAPLPPPVPRAHLRELTGDVQIKRAVADEWSPARDELPLYENDKVRTEAGASAQVVFANGSTLHLGGDSLVGIAESKLRTDVTVLRGRVDATLEKPATQSLSVTTPSATVRAGRKIEFQ from the coding sequence ATGGCCCTTCCTCCCGGCTGTACCGCCGATGAGAAGCCTCGCGGGCCCACCGAGGCGCCCCTGCCGCCCCCTGTGCCCCGCGCGCACCTGCGGGAGCTGACGGGGGACGTGCAGATCAAGCGCGCGGTGGCGGATGAATGGAGCCCCGCGCGGGACGAGCTGCCCCTCTACGAAAACGACAAGGTCCGCACCGAGGCCGGAGCCAGCGCGCAGGTCGTGTTCGCCAACGGCAGCACGCTGCACCTGGGGGGCGATTCCCTGGTGGGCATCGCGGAGAGCAAGTTGCGAACGGACGTCACCGTCCTGAGGGGACGGGTGGACGCCACCTTGGAGAAGCCGGCCACCCAGTCGCTGTCCGTCACCACCCCATCCGCCACGGTTCGTGCGGGCAGGAAGATTGAATTCCAATGA